The window GCCCGGCGGGCGAACTTGGTGGAGTTGCCGGAGCCGATCTCCAGGTACCGGGCCGGGCGCTCCTCGGCCAGGAAGCCGTAGAGCGAGAGCGCGTCCAGCGGCGGCAGCCAGCCGTTGTTCCAGTACGGGGTGGAGCCCGCCGCGGTGCCGCTCAGCGGGATCCCCCGGAGCAGCTCGGTCAGCTCCAGGAAGCCGGTCAGCCGCTGCGCGTAGCGCTCCCGGTTCTTCTCCAACAGGGCCCGCACCTCGGTGAGTTCGGCGCGCGGCTCGGGGGTGACGACGTGGTCCCAGAAGAGCGGCTTGCGCAGCCCGAACGCCCAGAGCGTCAGGCCGTGCAGGACGGGTCGCTCCGCCAGCCAGTCGACCGGCCGGCGCAGCACGGGCAGCCGCTCCAGCAGTTCGACGCCGGAGGCGGTCCGGACGGCGGTCCGCAGATCCTTGAGCACCATCGTTGTTCCTTTCAGAGGGAGAGCCACAGGTCCTGCAGCCGGTGTTCGGAGATGCCGTCGGTCGGCCGGAAGTCGTAGCGGTGCACCCGGACCGGGCCCGCGGTGAAGCTCCAGTCCAGCCGCCAGAACGGGAAGGAGCGGTTGACCGCACTGTCCCAGTCGAAGCCGGCCGGCGCGGAGAACTTCCAACTCAGGGGCAGGAAGTCGTTGTTGGCCCGGATCGCGTCGTCCGCCCGGTCGCGCAGGCCGTCCAGGTCGCGCATCGACGCGCTGGCGTTGAAGTCGCCCGAGACGAGCACCTGGTGGGGGTTGCCGGCGAGGTCCCGCTCCAGGCCGCGGATCTCCGCCCGGCGCCAGTCGAACTTGCGCCGGAAGTAGGAGTCGAAGTCGAAGTCCGAGAACGGGTCGAGGTCGGGCGCGAGCGGCACGGTGACGTGCACGTTGTAGACGCTGAACACCTTCGACCCGACCTGGAGGTCGGTGCGCAGCACCTTGTCCCGGGCGAAGACCGTGCCGAACGGGGCGTCCGGCGCCAGCTCGGCGCCGGTCCCGACGGCCGGCTGGGCGACGATCGGGTACCGGGAGACGGTGAGCAGCTCGCCCCGCCGGGCGATGTGGTAGCCGGGGAACTCGGCGGCCAGCCGCGCGTCGTCGTCCAGCCGCAGATAGCCGTCCTCGCCGCGGCCGGCCTGCCAGACCACGTGCTCCTGGAACAGGTACACGTCCGCGTTCTGGCGGTGGATCAGGTCGTACAGCCGGTTCACGTCGGTGGCGGCGGCCCAGTACTGGGTGTTGAAGGAGACCACGTGCAGGGCGCCGGGCGGCACCGGGCGACCCCCGTGCCAGAGGGCGGGCCAGTTCAGCCCGGAGCCGGTGAGGAGGGCGAGCAGCAGCGGGGGCAGCGCGAGGGCGGCGGCCCAGCGGCGGCGCGGGCCGCAGGCGGCGGCACTGGCGGCCAGGAGCACCAGCGGGACCGCCACCAGGAACACCGGCGGGGTGGCGTCCAGCAGGATGGCCCAGTGCCAGCGGCCGCTGACCGACCGGCGCAGCACGGCGTAGCAGAGCCAGAGCCCGGCCAGGGCGATCAGGGCCCACCCGTACCAGGTGCGCAGCCGCCGGGCGATCCGGCGGGCCCGGCTCGGCGGGTCCGGGTCCGTCGCCCCCCGGTCGCCGTCGGCGCTCCCGCCGGCTCCGTCGTCGCGGGCCGGCGCGGCGGCCACGGCGTCCGCGGCGGCCACGGCGTACATCCGGCGGAACCGGCGGCTGACGGCGAACTGGGCCAGCCCGGCGACCAGACCGGCCAGCACGACGGCGTTCACCAGCAGGTGCGCCAGGGTGAAGAAGGCCAGGAAGCCGAGCCCGCGCTCCTGCCGGACGAACCGGTACTGGCCGAGGTCGGTCAGCACGAAGCCGGCCACCGCCAGGGCCGTGACCAGCGCCGTCAGCGGCTGCCAGGCGATCAGCGGCAGGCTCGCCACCGCCAGCCCGGCCAGCGCCGAGGCGACCGCCCGGCCGGGGGTCTCCATCCCCTGCATCGCCCGGCCCCGGCCCAGGTAGAACGGCACCCGCAGCCGGCTGCGGACGAAGGCCTTCCGGAGCAGCGGCCGCATCCGGCTCTCGTCGGAGAGCCGGCCCCGGACCCGGGAGGTGAGCACCATCGGGTGGAGCGCGGCGAGCCGCTCGGCGTGGTCGATCTCCTCGGTCTGCCGGAGCGCGCCGTTGAACCAGCCGGCCTCCAGGAAGGCCGACCGGCGGACCGCCCCGAGCGCGTAGAAACCGCCGCTGACCAGGCCCTCGGCGCTCTTGCGCCAGTAGTGGTACTGGAGGATCCGGTACTGCCCGACGGCGCCCTCGGGGAACAGCGGCTCCTTGTCGGGAACGCCGAACACCGCGCCGTACTCGGGGTGTTCGGTGAAGATCCGCACCGCCTCGGCGACGGCGTCCGGGTGCATGGTCAGATCGGCGTCCAGGAAGAAGAGGATCTCGCCGGCGGCGTGCCGGACCCCGAGGTTGCGCGAGCCGCCCGGGCCGCCGTTGCGCTCGGCCCGCACCAGGGTGACGGGGTGGGCGGCGGCCAGGTCGGCGGAGTCGTCGGTGCTGGCGTCGTCCACGACGATCACTTCGACGGCCGGGTAGCTCTGCTCCAGGATCGAGCGCAGACAGAGGTCGACGGTGCGGCTGTCGTTGTACATCGGGACGACCACCGACACGAGAGGTGGGGGTGTGGGCATGGGACCTCGTTCGGAGTTCGGAGTTCGGGGTTCGGGGTTCGCACTTCGGGATCCGGCGGCCGCTGCCTGATGGCGCGTCAGAGCAGCTGGAAGGCCAGCAGCAGGCCGGCCCAGAGCGAGGAGTTGGTGAGCATCACGCCGTCCCTCAGCAGGGTCCGGACGGGGTTGCCGCCCTCGCTCTGCACCACCACGATCTGCAGGTAGCGGAAGAGCGCGAGCAGGGCGCAGGGCGCGGTGAGCAGCGCCCCGGCCGCGTAGCCGGACTCGGTGCGCAGGAAGAGCAGGTAGCCGACCACGGTCAGCCCGGAGCAGAGCACCAGGACGAGGTCCAGGAAGTGCGCCGAGTAGCCGACCAGGGCGGGCCGGTGGCCGCTGCCGGAGACGCCCAGTTCGTGCCGCCGCTTGCCCACGATCAGGACCAGGCAGAGCGTCAGCACGGTGAACACCAGCCAGGCGGCGACCGGGCGGCCGCCGGCGCCGTAGCCGCCGAACAGCCGCAGGACGAACCCGGTGGCGACGATGAACACGTCCAGCAGCGGCAGGTGCTTGAGCTTCCAGCTGTAGGCGGCGTTCACCACCAGGTAGAGCAGGACCGGCCAGACCGCGGCGGGCCGGGAGAGCAGCAGGACGGGGGCGAGCAGCCCGGCCAGCAGCAGGATCAGCGCCACGGCCGTGCGCCGACCCACCCGGCCGGCGGCCAGGGGGCGGTGGCGCTTGACCGGGTGGCGCCGGTCCCGTTCGATGTCGGCGATGTCGTTGACCACGTACACCAGCGACGAGGCGAGCACGAAGGCGCAGGTGGTGACGGCGACCCGGGCCACCATGCCCCAGTCCACGTCGGCGCCGAGCAGGGAGAGCGGCACCACCAGGAGGTTCTTCGGCCACTGGCCCGGGCGGAGCAGCTCCAGCGGTGCCGGCAGCCGGGAGGTGGGGCCGCGCCGGAGGGGCTCCGTCTGTTCGCTCAGGAAGGTCATCGCGCACTCCCTCAGAAGAAGATCTTCACGGCGGACAACAGGCCCTGGCTCCACGGGTCCCGGCTGGTCCGGCCGGTCGGGCTGCCCGCCGGACGGTCGTGGCGGGCGGTGCGCCACCAGTCGTAGGTGCGCAGGATCGCGTCCCGGTTGGACAGCCTGGGTGCGAAGCCGAGCCGCTCCCCGGCCTTGTCGATGCTGACGTAGGAGTCCTCCATCAGCTTGTGCAGCAGCCGCCCGTAGACCGGCGAGAGCCTGGCCTTCTGCAGGGTGCTCAGCACGGTCAGCGCGGGCCGGGCGGGCAGTGCGACGACCCGCTTGCCGTGGCCGGCCGCGTCCAGGACGGCCTGGAAGTCCTGGCGCAGGGTGCCGAACTCGGCGGCCGCCAGGTTGTAGGTGTCGTTGGCGACGTCCTCGGGCGCCGTGAGCACGGTGACCACGGCGTCCACCAGGTCGTCGATGCCGAACATCTGGATCCGTACGTCGCCGCGGCCGAGCACGGGGAAGTTCCGGCCCTCCTCCGCCCACTCGAACAGCATCGAGAACAGGCCCATCCGGCCCGGCCCGACGAAGGTCTTGGGCCGCAGGATCGGCACGCACATCCCGGCGGCGCGGTGGCGCTCGGCGATCTCCTCGGCGGCGGCCTTGGCCCGGCTGTAGGTGTCGACCGGCTCGCGCGGATAGGTCTCCGGCGTCGGGACGACCTTGGGCAGGCCGTACACGGCCGTCGAGGAGATGTGCACCACCCGGGGGGTGCCGGCGGCGCGCGCGGCGGCGAACACGTTCTCGGTGCCGCCGACGATGATCGAGCGGATCTGCTCGTCCGGGTAGCTGGGCAGCGCGGCCGCCGCGTGGACCAGCACCTCGGCGCCGTCCAGCGCCCGGGCCATCACGGCCGGGTCGCGGATGTCGCCGACCACCGCCACGCCGGGGCCGGGCCGCAGGTCGACCCCGCGGACGTCCTTGCCGTCCGCGAGCAGCCGTTCGGCGAGCCGCGAGCCGAGCATGCCCGCGGCGCCGGTGATCGCGATCACCACTGGGACCCCACCTTCTGCTTGAGGAACCGCGTCACCAGGTGCCCCAGCCCCTTGCCGAGCACCTCGCCGAGCGCCTCGACCGTGCGCTCCACGTCGGCCGGGTCGGTGACCAGCGAGGGGCCGATGACCAGCGGGTTGAGCCCGTTGAGGGTGTAGTAGGCGAAGATGTCGTGGTCCTGGTACAGGGCGTTGATCACCGCGCAGGTGACCAGCTTGGTCTTGAACCTCGGGTCACGGGCCATCCCGCCCGGCGCCAGCCTGGCGACCAGGTCGAGGATCTTCGGCCCGCCCTCGATGAAGACTCCCCAGAGCGCCCCGGCGCCCGTCACCCGGCCGACCGCCTCCGGGTGCTCCTTGGCCAGCCGGGCCAGCCCGGGCTCCAGGACGGCGCCGATCGCCCGGGCCCGCGCCGGGTAGTCGTCCTCGATGGCGATGTTGACGGCCTCCAGCGCGGTGGCGCACTCCTCGCCGAAGCCGTAGTACGTCGTCGAGGTGGACTGCAGCAGCGCGTCGCCGAGGTTGTCGTAGGCCTTGCGGAAGACCGGTTCGCGGGCGACGAACGCCGAGATCGAGGACTTGCCGCCGCCGAAGGACTTGGAGGTGGTGAGGACGTCCGGGATCAGGCCCGGGTAGCGCATGAAGTGGAACAGGGTGCCGGTCTTGCCCCAGCCGGTGTAGATCTCGTCGAAGATCAGCACGATCTTCTTCCGGGTGCACAGCTCGCGCAGCCCGCGCAGGAACTCCTCGGAGCAGGCCTGCACGGTGGAGGCGCTGAACGGCTCGATCAGGATCGCGTAGACGTCGTCCGGGTGGGCGTCGACGGCGCGGCGGACCGAGTCGAGGTCGTTGTAGGCGAAGGTGTCGATGCCCGGGATGGTGGGGAAGGCGAACTGGCTCTGGCCGGTCAGGCCGCCGGAGCCGAGCAGCTTGCCGTGGAAGGCGCAGTCGGCGCGCAGCACCGTCCCGCGCCTGCCGCCGTGGTACTTGTACGCCAGCTTGACGGCCCCTTCCACCGCCTCGGCGCCGGAGTTGGGCAGGAAGGACATCGAGAGGTCGCCGGGCAGCACCTCGGCCAGGTTGTGGCCGAGCGCGGCGAGGTAGGGCGAGAAGTACGTCTTGTGGACCTCCATCCGGCCGGCCCGGGCGAACCGCTCGCGGGCGGCCAGGATCCGCGGGTGGTTGTGGCCGTGGTTGAGCACGCCGACCCCGCCGGTGACGTCCAGGATCCGGCGGCCGTCGGTGAGGGTCAGATGGGCGCCCCGGGCCTCCGCGACCAGCTCCCGGCCGAAGCCGAAGGAGGTCATCAGCGAGACCTGGCTCTTGTTCACGTACCGCCGGTACAGGTCGTGCACCTCACGGACCTGGAACCGTTCGGCGTCGTCAAGGGTGTACACGGGCTTCCTCTCGCATCGGGGTGGACCTGAGCCGGGCCCAGGTCAGGACGACGGCCGAGCTACCGAGCTCGGCCAGCACGCAGACGACCCGGCTGGCGATCGCCGCGGTGGCCGCGACGCCCCCGGGCAGCACGGTGGCGAGCGCGGCCGTGATGGTCAGCTCGCGCACCCCCCAGCCGTCCGGCACGATCACGGCCAGGCTGCTGACCACGGTGGCGAGCGCGAAGGCGCCGACCGCCGGGCCGAGGGAGGCCCCGGCCGACCCGCCCAACGCCAGGGCCAGGAACCAGAGATGCAGTCCGGAGACCAGCCAGGAGGCGATCGCCAGCAGGACGGCGCGGCGGACGGCGGCGTCCGGCGGCGCCTCGACCGGCCGCCGCAGCAGCCGGGCCGCGGCCGCGACCGGCCGGGTGGCCAGGGCCGGGCGGACGACGCAGGCCAGGAAGCCCGCGGCCGGCAGGCAGAGCCAGACCCACTGCCCCGGCAGCGCGGCCGGCGCCGCCAGCAGCCCGACGCCCGCGCCGGTGAGGAGGGTCAGCGCCAGGCTGAGCAGGTAGGCGGAGGTCATCTGGGCGGCCGGCACCCCGGCCGCCCGGCCGTGCGTGACATGGGTGAGCACGCCCCAGACCCGGCCCGGCAGGTACTTGCTGAGCTGCCCGAGGAAGTAGATTCGGGCGGCGTGGACCCCCCGGACCGCGTGGTCGCCGGGGATCAGTACCCGCCAGGCGTGCACCGCGAGCACCAGGCCGGCCACGTTGGCGGCGAGCGAGGCGGCGAGCGGCGGCAGGGCGTCCGCCCGGGCGAACGCCCTTACGGCGACCGGGCCTTCGTGGCGGAGCAGCAGGCCGAGGCCGACCAGGGCGGCGAGCACGATCAGCGGGGTGAGCACCTTGCGCAGCCGGTCCAGCATCACCGGGCCGCCCCGGTGCCGGGTGCGGTGCCGGGTGTGGCGCCGGGTGT of the Kitasatospora sp. NBC_01246 genome contains:
- a CDS encoding glycosyltransferase is translated as MPTPPPLVSVVVPMYNDSRTVDLCLRSILEQSYPAVEVIVVDDASTDDSADLAAAHPVTLVRAERNGGPGGSRNLGVRHAAGEILFFLDADLTMHPDAVAEAVRIFTEHPEYGAVFGVPDKEPLFPEGAVGQYRILQYHYWRKSAEGLVSGGFYALGAVRRSAFLEAGWFNGALRQTEEIDHAERLAALHPMVLTSRVRGRLSDESRMRPLLRKAFVRSRLRVPFYLGRGRAMQGMETPGRAVASALAGLAVASLPLIAWQPLTALVTALAVAGFVLTDLGQYRFVRQERGLGFLAFFTLAHLLVNAVVLAGLVAGLAQFAVSRRFRRMYAVAAADAVAAAPARDDGAGGSADGDRGATDPDPPSRARRIARRLRTWYGWALIALAGLWLCYAVLRRSVSGRWHWAILLDATPPVFLVAVPLVLLAASAAACGPRRRWAAALALPPLLLALLTGSGLNWPALWHGGRPVPPGALHVVSFNTQYWAAATDVNRLYDLIHRQNADVYLFQEHVVWQAGRGEDGYLRLDDDARLAAEFPGYHIARRGELLTVSRYPIVAQPAVGTGAELAPDAPFGTVFARDKVLRTDLQVGSKVFSVYNVHVTVPLAPDLDPFSDFDFDSYFRRKFDWRRAEIRGLERDLAGNPHQVLVSGDFNASASMRDLDGLRDRADDAIRANNDFLPLSWKFSAPAGFDWDSAVNRSFPFWRLDWSFTAGPVRVHRYDFRPTDGISEHRLQDLWLSL
- a CDS encoding UbiA prenyltransferase family protein, coding for MTFLSEQTEPLRRGPTSRLPAPLELLRPGQWPKNLLVVPLSLLGADVDWGMVARVAVTTCAFVLASSLVYVVNDIADIERDRRHPVKRHRPLAAGRVGRRTAVALILLLAGLLAPVLLLSRPAAVWPVLLYLVVNAAYSWKLKHLPLLDVFIVATGFVLRLFGGYGAGGRPVAAWLVFTVLTLCLVLIVGKRRHELGVSGSGHRPALVGYSAHFLDLVLVLCSGLTVVGYLLFLRTESGYAAGALLTAPCALLALFRYLQIVVVQSEGGNPVRTLLRDGVMLTNSSLWAGLLLAFQLL
- a CDS encoding NAD-dependent epimerase/dehydratase family protein, with the protein product MVIAITGAAGMLGSRLAERLLADGKDVRGVDLRPGPGVAVVGDIRDPAVMARALDGAEVLVHAAAALPSYPDEQIRSIIVGGTENVFAAARAAGTPRVVHISSTAVYGLPKVVPTPETYPREPVDTYSRAKAAAEEIAERHRAAGMCVPILRPKTFVGPGRMGLFSMLFEWAEEGRNFPVLGRGDVRIQMFGIDDLVDAVVTVLTAPEDVANDTYNLAAAEFGTLRQDFQAVLDAAGHGKRVVALPARPALTVLSTLQKARLSPVYGRLLHKLMEDSYVSIDKAGERLGFAPRLSNRDAILRTYDWWRTARHDRPAGSPTGRTSRDPWSQGLLSAVKIFF
- a CDS encoding aspartate aminotransferase family protein, with product MYTLDDAERFQVREVHDLYRRYVNKSQVSLMTSFGFGRELVAEARGAHLTLTDGRRILDVTGGVGVLNHGHNHPRILAARERFARAGRMEVHKTYFSPYLAALGHNLAEVLPGDLSMSFLPNSGAEAVEGAVKLAYKYHGGRRGTVLRADCAFHGKLLGSGGLTGQSQFAFPTIPGIDTFAYNDLDSVRRAVDAHPDDVYAILIEPFSASTVQACSEEFLRGLRELCTRKKIVLIFDEIYTGWGKTGTLFHFMRYPGLIPDVLTTSKSFGGGKSSISAFVAREPVFRKAYDNLGDALLQSTSTTYYGFGEECATALEAVNIAIEDDYPARARAIGAVLEPGLARLAKEHPEAVGRVTGAGALWGVFIEGGPKILDLVARLAPGGMARDPRFKTKLVTCAVINALYQDHDIFAYYTLNGLNPLVIGPSLVTDPADVERTVEALGEVLGKGLGHLVTRFLKQKVGSQW
- a CDS encoding lysylphosphatidylglycerol synthase domain-containing protein; the protein is MLDRLRKVLTPLIVLAALVGLGLLLRHEGPVAVRAFARADALPPLAASLAANVAGLVLAVHAWRVLIPGDHAVRGVHAARIYFLGQLSKYLPGRVWGVLTHVTHGRAAGVPAAQMTSAYLLSLALTLLTGAGVGLLAAPAALPGQWVWLCLPAAGFLACVVRPALATRPVAAAARLLRRPVEAPPDAAVRRAVLLAIASWLVSGLHLWFLALALGGSAGASLGPAVGAFALATVVSSLAVIVPDGWGVRELTITAALATVLPGGVAATAAIASRVVCVLAELGSSAVVLTWARLRSTPMREEARVHP